A single window of Flavobacterium sp. 140616W15 DNA harbors:
- the rpmA gene encoding 50S ribosomal protein L27: MAHKKGVGSSKNGRESESKRLGVKIFGGQAAIAGNIIVRQRGSKHNPGENVYISKDHTLHARVDGVVKFQKKRDNKSYVSILPFEA, translated from the coding sequence ATGGCTCACAAGAAAGGTGTCGGTAGTTCGAAGAATGGTAGAGAATCAGAATCAAAACGTTTAGGCGTTAAGATTTTTGGAGGACAAGCTGCTATTGCTGGGAACATCATCGTTAGACAAAGAGGTTCAAAACATAATCCAGGTGAAAACGTTTACATTAGTAAAGATCACACTCTACACGCAAGAGTAGATGGAGTTGTAAAGTTCCAAAAGAAAAGAGATAATAAATCATACGTTTCTATACTTCCATTCGAAGCATAA
- the rplU gene encoding 50S ribosomal protein L21, with amino-acid sequence MYAIVEIAGQQFKVSKDLKVYVHRLANEEGSKVSFDKVLLLDDNGNITLGAPAIEGASVEAKVLQHLKGDKVIVFKKKRRKGYKKRNGHRQYLTQIVIEGITAAGGTKKAAAKKAVVAEEVATEEAAPKAKKAAPKAKKEATKE; translated from the coding sequence ATGTATGCAATCGTAGAGATAGCAGGGCAACAATTCAAAGTAAGCAAAGACTTAAAGGTTTATGTTCACAGATTAGCTAATGAAGAAGGTTCAAAAGTTTCTTTTGACAAAGTTCTTTTATTAGATGATAATGGGAATATTACTTTAGGCGCCCCAGCTATAGAAGGTGCTTCTGTAGAAGCTAAAGTGTTACAACACTTAAAAGGAGACAAAGTAATCGTTTTCAAAAAGAAAAGAAGAAAAGGTTACAAAAAGAGAAATGGTCACAGACAATATCTTACTCAAATTGTAATTGAAGGTATTACTGCAGCTGGAGGAACTAAAAAAGCAGCAGCTAAGAAAGCAGTTGTAGCAGAAGAAGTAGCTACTGAAGAAGCGGCTCCTAAAGCTAAAAAAGCAGCTCCAAAAGCAAAAAAAGAAGCTACTAAAGAATAA
- a CDS encoding pitrilysin family protein, with amino-acid sequence MKKSIIMLSAALMLGGVASAQKVAFEEYDLDNGLHVILHNDSSAPVVITSVMYHVGSKDETPDRTGFAHFFEHLLFEGTENIKRGEWMKIVTANGGTNNANTSDDRTYYYEVFPSNNLELALWMESERLMHPVINKIGVDTQNEVVKEEKRTNYDNRPYGNILTEVKKNMFKNHPYRWTTIGSMKDLDAATLDEFKAFNKKFYIPNNAVLVIAGDFDKTKTKEWVQKYFGPIKKGEKLQKQTFTEEPITQPIKAKYEDPNIQIPMLVASYRTPSMKTRDARVLDLISSYLSDGKSSKLYKKIVDDKKMALQIGAVGFSQEDYGMYILYGLPMNPYTSDDLLKEIDEEIVKLQTNLISEKDYEKLQNKFDNNYVNSNSTVEGIAENLASYYLLYGDVNLINTEIDLYHSITREEIRDVAKKYLNPNQRLILDYVPTTKAQN; translated from the coding sequence ATGAAAAAATCAATAATTATGTTAAGTGCGGCGCTTATGTTAGGAGGAGTGGCATCAGCTCAAAAAGTAGCTTTTGAAGAATACGATTTAGATAATGGCTTGCATGTTATTTTACACAATGATTCCTCGGCACCAGTCGTAATAACTTCTGTAATGTACCATGTAGGATCAAAAGACGAAACTCCAGACAGAACTGGTTTTGCACATTTTTTTGAACATTTATTATTTGAAGGAACAGAAAATATTAAACGTGGTGAATGGATGAAAATTGTGACTGCCAATGGCGGAACCAATAACGCTAACACATCTGACGACAGAACTTATTATTACGAGGTTTTCCCATCTAACAACTTAGAATTAGCACTATGGATGGAATCAGAAAGATTGATGCATCCTGTTATAAACAAAATTGGAGTTGACACACAGAACGAAGTTGTTAAAGAAGAAAAAAGAACTAACTATGACAACCGTCCTTACGGAAATATTCTTACTGAGGTAAAGAAAAACATGTTCAAGAACCACCCATATCGCTGGACAACAATCGGATCCATGAAAGATCTTGACGCAGCGACTCTGGACGAATTCAAAGCTTTTAATAAAAAATTCTACATTCCAAACAATGCTGTTTTGGTAATTGCAGGAGATTTTGATAAAACAAAAACAAAAGAATGGGTTCAAAAATACTTTGGACCAATCAAAAAAGGAGAAAAACTTCAAAAACAAACTTTTACAGAAGAGCCAATCACTCAACCTATAAAAGCTAAATACGAAGATCCAAACATCCAAATTCCGATGCTTGTTGCTTCATACCGTACTCCATCTATGAAAACCAGAGATGCAAGAGTTCTAGATTTAATCTCTTCTTACTTAAGTGATGGAAAAAGCTCTAAGCTTTACAAAAAAATAGTTGACGACAAAAAAATGGCTTTACAAATTGGAGCTGTTGGTTTTAGCCAAGAAGATTACGGCATGTACATTTTATATGGTTTACCTATGAACCCTTACACGTCTGATGATTTATTAAAAGAAATTGATGAAGAAATTGTAAAACTTCAAACCAACTTGATTTCTGAGAAAGATTACGAAAAACTACAAAACAAGTTCGACAACAATTATGTTAACTCAAACTCAACTGTTGAGGGAATTGCTGAAAACCTAGCAAGTTACTACCTACTTTATGGCGATGTAAATCTTATAAACACTGAGATCGATCTCTATCACTCAATAACAAGAGAAGAAATTAGAGATGTTGCAAAAAAATATCTAAATCCTAATCAACGTTTAATTTTAGACTATGTTCCTACTACGAAGGCACAAAATTAA
- a CDS encoding pitrilysin family protein — protein MKKRNIILILLFVTGIMQAQDRPQPKPGKSPIVNIKKPQTFVLANGMKVLVVENHKLPRVSFNLTLDNAPFTEGNKKGVDELTSNMIGDGTKKTNKEAFNEEIDFYGANINFSSSGAFASSLSKYSGRILELLAEGALQPNFTQVEFDKEKAKLSEGLKAEEKSVPAIERRVVDALAFGKNHPSGEFITEETLKNITLADVEENYKKHFVPENAYLVVIGDIKFKETKAAVEKLFGKWEKKTQPKDTYPAPINVANLQINFVDVPNAVQSEIALVNTVNLKMNDPDFFPAVIANQILGGDFNSYLNMNLREAHGWTYGASSGLGSGKYTTKFKAASAVRNAVTDSAVVEFVKEIKRIRSEKVSDEILKTVKAGYIGRFVMQVEKPQTVARYALNIETENLPKDFYEKYIQNINNVTPDEILRVANKYFLIDNMRIVVTGKGSEVIPGLEKLNIPISYFDKYANPTEKPSLKKEVPKGVTAKNVFDNYIKAIGGEKAVASVKTIAMLGSTTIPQAPSPLTFTSKMDAKGKMMVSLAMGPMNLMKQVVNEKTAYIEQQGQRKNLEGKDLAEMKASAVPFEELQLSKKDGLVIDRVEPINNNDAYAIVDGKTTYFFDTKSGLKVAEAKVAEQAGKSITQITNFGDYKEVKGVKIPFNIIQNVGFELNIKMSEVKINEGVSDADFL, from the coding sequence ATGAAAAAAAGAAACATTATTTTAATCCTATTATTCGTAACAGGAATTATGCAAGCACAAGATCGTCCACAACCTAAACCAGGTAAATCACCAATAGTAAATATTAAAAAACCACAAACCTTTGTTTTGGCAAACGGAATGAAAGTTTTGGTTGTTGAAAACCACAAATTACCTAGAGTAAGCTTTAACCTAACCCTTGACAACGCTCCTTTTACAGAAGGAAACAAGAAAGGAGTAGATGAGCTAACAAGTAATATGATTGGCGATGGAACAAAAAAAACAAACAAAGAAGCTTTTAACGAAGAGATAGATTTTTATGGAGCGAATATTAATTTCAGCTCAAGTGGTGCTTTCGCAAGCTCTCTTTCTAAATATTCAGGAAGAATCTTAGAATTATTAGCTGAAGGTGCTTTACAGCCTAATTTTACTCAAGTAGAATTTGACAAAGAAAAAGCAAAACTCAGCGAAGGTCTTAAAGCTGAAGAAAAAAGCGTACCTGCTATCGAAAGAAGAGTCGTTGACGCATTAGCATTTGGAAAAAATCATCCTTCTGGAGAATTCATCACTGAAGAAACCTTAAAAAACATAACACTGGCTGATGTAGAAGAGAATTACAAAAAACATTTTGTCCCTGAGAATGCCTATTTGGTAGTTATTGGAGATATAAAATTTAAAGAAACTAAGGCAGCTGTAGAAAAACTTTTTGGAAAGTGGGAGAAAAAAACACAACCAAAAGACACTTATCCTGCTCCTATAAACGTAGCTAATCTTCAAATTAACTTTGTTGATGTTCCAAATGCTGTACAATCAGAGATAGCATTAGTTAACACCGTAAATTTAAAAATGAATGATCCAGATTTCTTTCCTGCAGTAATTGCTAATCAAATTTTAGGAGGAGATTTCAACAGTTATTTAAATATGAATTTACGTGAAGCCCACGGATGGACATATGGTGCTAGTTCAGGTCTAGGAAGCGGAAAATACACTACTAAATTCAAAGCCGCTTCTGCAGTAAGAAATGCCGTAACGGACAGTGCTGTAGTAGAATTTGTAAAAGAAATTAAAAGAATCAGAAGTGAAAAAGTTTCGGACGAGATTTTAAAAACTGTTAAAGCAGGATACATAGGTAGATTTGTAATGCAGGTTGAGAAACCTCAAACAGTAGCTAGATATGCATTGAATATAGAAACTGAAAATCTTCCAAAAGATTTTTATGAAAAATACATTCAAAACATTAACAATGTAACTCCTGATGAAATACTTAGAGTAGCCAATAAATATTTCCTAATTGACAATATGAGAATTGTAGTTACCGGAAAAGGATCTGAAGTAATTCCAGGTTTAGAAAAACTAAATATTCCTATTAGTTATTTTGACAAGTATGCTAATCCTACTGAAAAACCATCATTAAAAAAAGAGGTTCCTAAAGGAGTAACTGCCAAAAATGTATTCGATAACTACATAAAAGCTATTGGTGGAGAAAAAGCTGTTGCCTCTGTAAAAACTATTGCAATGCTAGGATCAACAACCATTCCTCAGGCACCATCACCATTAACATTCACTTCTAAAATGGATGCTAAAGGAAAAATGATGGTTTCATTAGCTATGGGACCTATGAACTTAATGAAACAAGTTGTCAATGAAAAAACTGCTTACATTGAACAACAAGGACAACGAAAAAATCTTGAAGGCAAAGATCTTGCTGAAATGAAAGCTAGTGCTGTTCCTTTTGAAGAACTACAGCTTTCTAAAAAAGATGGATTAGTAATTGACCGTGTCGAACCAATTAATAATAACGATGCTTATGCTATAGTAGACGGCAAAACAACCTACTTTTTTGACACAAAATCTGGATTAAAAGTTGCTGAAGCTAAAGTAGCCGAACAAGCAGGAAAATCAATAACACAAATTACAAATTTTGGTGACTACAAAGAAGTAAAAGGAGTTAAGATACCTTTTAATATTATTCAAAATGTAGGCTTTGAATTAAACATCAAAATGTCGGAAGTAAAAATCAACGAAGGAGTTTCTGACGCTGATTTCTTATAG